Genomic window (Acidimicrobiia bacterium):
GGCATAGTGGTCGATGCGGTCTGTCCCCTGGTCACCAAAGTCCATCACGAAGTCCGACGGATGGCAGAGCGCGGATTCGAAATCATCTACGTTGGCCACGAGGGCCACGACGAAGCGGTCGGAACCGTCGCCGAGGCCCCTGAAGCGATCACACTCGTGGAACCGGAGACCGGGTTGAGCACTTTCGATCCGGCAGATCCGGCGAAGGTTGCCCTGCTCGCGCAGACCACGCTCGGCGTTCACGAATGGCAAGCGGTACTCGATGATGCCCGCCGCAAGTTCCCTTCGATCTCAACAGCCAGGAAGAGCGACCTCTGCTACGCCACGACGAACAGACAGGATGCAGTGCGTTCGCTCACCGATGAGGCCGACCTCATTCTCGTCGTCGGGTCGGCGTCATCGTCCAACACTCGCGCGCTCGTGCGTGTCGCTCGGGAGGCCGGTGTGAATGCACACCGTATCGATGACGCCTCGGCGATCGATCCCGCCTGGCTGGACGCAGCGCAGGTCGTGGGAGTGACGGCCGGTGCGTCTGCTCCGGACCACCTCGTTCAAGAAGTGATAGACAGAGTCAACCCCAGCGAAGGGGTGCGTTTGCTTCAGATCACGGAGGAGGGTGAGTATTTTCCTCTTCCACCCCAGCTTCGAACTCTCCTACGGGTGCTTCAGCTCACTGTTGAAGCCGGATTCGGCGCTCAACGGCAGGCCGAGCCGGGACCGCTGGATCGAGACCCGGAATGGGATGCGACGGAGGCGCTCGCAGCTATAAGCCGCTGAACTGCGGTTCAACCCGTCTGCCGCTCTCTGG
Coding sequences:
- the ispH gene encoding 4-hydroxy-3-methylbut-2-enyl diphosphate reductase, translated to MPPSIVLLAEPRGFCAGVEMAIKALTWMVRVFEAPVYCFHEIVHNRWVVKAFEDVGVVFVDDIDEVPIGSPVMLSAHGSAPEVVSGAESRAGIVVDAVCPLVTKVHHEVRRMAERGFEIIYVGHEGHDEAVGTVAEAPEAITLVEPETGLSTFDPADPAKVALLAQTTLGVHEWQAVLDDARRKFPSISTARKSDLCYATTNRQDAVRSLTDEADLILVVGSASSSNTRALVRVAREAGVNAHRIDDASAIDPAWLDAAQVVGVTAGASAPDHLVQEVIDRVNPSEGVRLLQITEEGEYFPLPPQLRTLLRVLQLTVEAGFGAQRQAEPGPLDRDPEWDATEALAAISR